One Salvia splendens isolate huo1 chromosome 1, SspV2, whole genome shotgun sequence genomic window, tcacgtaaaatgataaaatgatactccctccgtcccatgctactcgcacttttcattttaggccgtaaatttgggattgatttttttgtgtaattaaaaaagaattttaggtgtaatgagacatcacttaataaaagagctcttaacttaaactaacatattaattaaatgcattaattctaacttaaattataaatagtgtaaggactttgtgacgagccgaaaagcaaacgtgcgagtagcatgggacggagggagtatatgttaggtttattgcatcgAATGATagttttccggatagaatgatacttcgagttgataaaatgatactttttgactgactgataaaatgatatatgttaggtttattggatagaatgatagttttgccggaaagaatgatactctgagttgataaaataatacttttgactgataaaatgataaaatgatatatgttaggtttattgcatagaatgatagttttgccggatagaatgatactccgagttaataaaattatacttttgactgataaaatgataaaatgatatatgttagttTTGTTGtttagaatgatagttttgcaggatagaatgatactctgagttgataaaatgatacttttgactgactgataaaatgataaaatgatatatgttaggtttattgcatagaatgatagttttgccagatagaatgatacctctgagttgataaaatgatatttttgactgataaaatgataaaatgttatatgttaggtttattgcatagaatgatagttttgccggatagaatgatactctgagttgataaaatgatacttttgattgataaaatgatacttaaataagattttacctatttaaatgagcgaattttgtatatcatgggaaataagattttacgtaaaACTGAACCTCAAACATACGTGTAATtgaacctcatacatctgtatatcatgggaaataagattttacgtatttgaatgagcaaaatttggatacgtaaattttatcatgagcgaaattcagaaattaaataagcgaaatgacatatttaccctttgcgccttttttatgaaggaaactaagtttgaatctagaccacgtgatatcaaaaatgtgtggtccagatttagttatagggttattacggaaattggggttattatatatatatatatatatatatatatagggatgtattcatttccttttcccatattttctcctttttccttgtTGATCTCAACCGTCTATTTTCATCATCCTAAGGCCGAAAATATTGAACTAAATATtacattttaatcaattttaattCGTGTAAGGGCATATTAGGGAAATAATATGTTGGTGGTTATGGAAATTTCCATGAAATCCTCCCTGGAAGATCTTACGGTTTTTTCAGTATTCCCACGTGTTCCAGAATCAATTTTTTCCGTCTTCCATAGttgcaattttttattttagtatttcCGACGTTGCAATTGTCGACTCTCGGTTGCCGGATACTCGGTTTTTCGATCATGGTTCGCCGACGTTGTTGCAATCGTTTTTCTCTCAATAATGGAAGGTAATTCAATTCTTTTTTATCCGTATCGTGTATTTGTGTATCAATCGGCGGTATGAATACCAATTCAGATCCGTTTTTTAACCCGATACTTGTTGATCACGTATTTCGTGTATTGTTCTATATTGCGAAATTTTTTTGCCCAGGTTTCAATTGTTGTCCGATAGGTTCTTGTTATGGCCAGTGGTTGCCCAATTTTGGGGGATTGCTGATTTAGTATAGGGTGAGAGACAAAACCATGATGATGGCCCGTTAGTATGTATCGGTACTTGTGGGTGTAGATAACGGCGTTGCTAGTGTAGTACTGTAATTTGATACTAACAATACACCAAATAGTAATGGATAAAGAATTATATAGACTATATAATGCGTAATATATGAAATGCCATGTACAGGATAGAGTAAATAATGAGCGACCGCGATTATGAAACATTCCTTCAGGGTTTCGCTCTCGGCTTATCTAAGGTAGTAGTTTAAAATGATACATGTAATGCACAAAATGATGAAGTATAAAGAATTtttttgactatataatgcataatacgtgAGCGGCAATGTATAGGGTATAAGTATTGGGTTGTAGTATTGATGTTGgcacatgtttcttgtttcccccaagggtttaataagcctaggggctagggtatagtacgtacacattgaTAACAACGTTTAAGAATAGCTTGTGTTTGACCTATAACTAAATCACGTAAGTTTCCAATGTACATAGTATACTGAATAAAGTTGGTACCAATAATGCACCAATTGAATACGCGTAATGGATTATattgtctgtataatgcataatatgttATTTGCAATATATAGGATGTACGAATAAATATAGGACCGCTAGTATTCGTCGTTCCTCTAGGGCTTAAATATCGGTTAGTAGTTTTGAtatttgacacacgtttcttgttttcccataagggtttaataagcctagtgGGTAGGGTATAGTATGTACACATTAAAAACAATGTTTAAGAATAGCGTGCGTTTGACATATACATAAATCACGTAATTGtccaatttaaatattttaccaaataaatttatgaaaatcGTGCATTAATTGTCAGCATATTACATGGCAACGTTGTACTTTTATGCTGACccattttttttcctattcTGTACAGTGGTTGTTGTACATGAATGTTCTCCCGAGCTGAACCCTGTGGTTGGTCAGAAATTCCATTCCTTGGAATTTGCTTTCGCTTTTTACGAGGTATATGCCCGCGCAGTTGGATTTGATACGCGCAAACAAGCGATGAGGAAGGGTGAAAAAAATTACGGAGAAATACTGTGAAAGCCGATGGATGAAGACTCCCTTAGCCAAGGCTGTACATGGGGAGTTTCAGGATCCCCTGCTTACCCATTCCTCCGTTGACGATAGGAAAACTGTGTCTAAGCAGGCGATTTCAATGTTTTATGGGTTTCTTAGACGGTTTGAGACCGACATCGAGGTGTTACGTGCATTCGTAGGTTGCGTCGAAGAACTTGACAACACTGTTCTTTTTTTGGTCATATATTTCTTGTTAGTCGAATGGTTGTAATAGAAATCCAAGGTTTACTTGCTTTTTGAGAACCATTTTTTGGTTTGTTAGTAGATTTTAAACTGGTCACTTACTCTATTAATAAGCATTAGTTTAACTCGATCTCTCTTTCCTGAGAGCCCGCTGATATAAAGATATGATCTATTGCAAATAATACAATTATATAAAGATATGATGCAAAGCATTTTTAGTCATTTTCTGTATATGGCTTAATATACTTAGTGTATAATATATAAGTGCATTATATGATGCAGAAATTGCATTATGTACAATGCTTTATACATTATGGGGTGTACATTTAGCATTATGAGAGTTAACAGTAAACCTATGTAGTCAATTAAAATAATGCACACTAATTTTTAAGTTGATACGTGCTGACATAGGTTGCTATATAATTTAATATCCCAAACGCAAGTTAACGACAGAAACTATAAAATTTAATCCATGTGACTTACCACAAAACCAATTCACCTAAATACACACACAAAGTTTAATAATGCATAATCTTTTACAAATAATGCCATTATATGCAGATATGATGCACATCATATTGAGTCGAATTCTGTATATggattaatatatttattgtatAATATACAAATGCATTATTTAGTGTAGGCATTGCATTATGCACAAGGATTTGTATATTATGTGGTTTATGTTAAGCATTATGAGAGTTAATCGTACACCTAcatagacaaataaaataatacacaCTGGATTGCAAATTAACGTAAATCGCGTTTAAAATAAAGGCAATTTGAATAAACATCATTCACATACTGTTCGGCTGAATGTTCGCCTACAGTACAAACGATCACTCTTTCGTCCCTTAATCTGTTTTTGTTCACCATCACCTGCGGACGTACTAGGGACTCCCTCTGCCAACCTATCCCTCAACTTCTTAGCCAACGCAACTGGAATAACATCATCTACTGCATCGTCGATTTCTGTTCGTAGCCGCTTCTCTGAAATTGAACAAACAAAGTAATCTATCATAACGTTTTCAATAAAGTAGACTACAAAATGCTTACAGATGTTTACATATTAATGCATATATCATATGAATTAATGAATAACACATCctaataatgcattaaatattactGACAATGCATTGTTTCAACATGAAAATGCACATGTGTTACACACAAAATTTATTAAACTATATACATAATACCACTCATATAATGCAGACAAGACTACAAATAAATGCACTATTACAGTTTCACAATGCATTGCTCACACAACATAACAAAAAAAGTTCATCCTGACTGATCAGATATTACAACACATCCAATACCCTACCTAATGCATATTTTTtgtaaacataatgcataaattatGTTCCATAATGCATTGTCTGTACTAAAATATGCACATATGAACTGATAATGCATCTTCTCAAAATGAAAATGCACAGGGGTTACACTCAAAATGTATTAAACtatataaataatatcatgCATATAATGCAGACAATACTACAAAAAATTGCAAGATTACAGTTGCACAATGCATTGCCCACTCAATATAATACAAAAAACGCATCCTGACTGAGCATATATTACAACACTCCCAATATCCCGAGTGATGCAAAATTTAGTacacataatgcataaattatGTTCCAAAATGCATAGTCTATACTAAAAAATGCACATCCAATACCCTACCTAATGCATATTTTTGTAACCATAATGCATAAATTATGTTCCATAATGCATTGTCTATACTAAAATATGCACATAGGAACTGATAATGCATCTTCTCAAAATGAAAATGCACAGGGGTTACACACAAAATGTATTAAACTATATAAATAATACCATGCATATAATGCAGACAATACTACAAAAAATTGCAAGATTACAGTTGCACAATGCATTGCCCACTCAATATAATACCAAAAACGCATCCTGGCTGAACATATATTACAACACTCCCAATATCCCGAGTGATGCAAAATTTAgtacaaataatgcataaattaTGTTCCAAAATGCATAGTCTATACTAAAAAATGCACATCCAATACCCTACCTAATGCATATTTTTGTAACCATAATGCATAAATTATGTTCCATAATGCATTGTCTATACTATAATATGCACATATGAACTGATAATGCATCTTCTCAAAATGAAAATGCACAGGGGTTACACGCAAAATGTattaaactctataaataataacATGCATATAATGCAGCCCATACTAAAAAATGCAAGATTACATTTGCACAATGCATTGCCCacacaacataataaaaaaacgAATCCTGACTGAGCATATATTACAAAACTCCCAATATCCCGAGTGATGCTAAATTTAGTacacataatgcataaattatGGTCCATAATGCATAGTGTATactaaaaaatgcacatatgAACTCTTTCCTGTTTTAGTCACCACACCACAAAACATGGATAATGCAGAATCAACCGAGTTGCTAATACCTTTTCACACAATCAACAAATAAGATATTGAATTGCATAAGGTTCGACGCATATTTTACCTGCAGCCTCTGATACTTGAGAGAGCGGTCGGCCTCTCTTAAGCATTTTGGATCTGgcagaaaacaaaaaaacataagATACTGGGATTCATGACTATTTAACCGAACCCAATGTGTAGACGACAGATTCAGAGAAAACCATAAATAAACAACAAGTTATGTCTGAAATTTATGATCCTCGACATATTCAAAGTTTCAATTTTAACTATTCGTGTCTGCAAAATCACGAAACAAAAATACCGGAATCCTTTTTCAAAACTACCTAGTCGAAAGGTATCGGTGTTTTGGAGCAGATGTTAGCGCCGGTGGCTAGTTGTCGCCGAACGCGTGGTAGATTGCTGCTAATTCTTCACACACGACGAAGGGGAGTGAGATCTAGGGTTTTCGGTAGTGGAGAGAGTGGAGGGAGTGGTTTCGGATGTGTGATTAAAGAATGAGAAAAGATGAACAGGCGGATTGTTTCAAATCCCTCAAAATTCGCAATTAACAAAATATGGTGGTTCATTTTCCGCCGAATGTCTATATTACCCTTGTAATGCATAACgacaccttctataatgcaacgcgCAACTAGATTtgtagaatcaatctgatccgttgatgcatAAAATCTAACGCATAATATtaagaagagaaaaggatcttagggatgaaaaagagaataatgcttatatatatatatatatagggttgtgatcaattgagattttttagcctaattgagaattgagatgcattataagccactcatttttattaaatgagtggtccagaatttgccacatggaaaatatttttacattaattaattgtgaaagggcatatttgtaatttcatcatatattttatttaataaatattttttttattttttttaaaaatattattttttttcgattttttttttatttattttatttattttattttttgtcaactacatatacaattcatgtcaactacacacatgtaatgtcaactacatatacaattcatgtcaactacacacatataatgtcaactacatatacaatttatgtcaactacacatatataatgtcaattataagctgttgacatttgatgtgcagagctattgacatttgatgtgcagactacacatcgtagttgacataatgtcttagtagttgacatcgcgcgaaaatttaaaaaaaatttaaaaaaaattaaaaaaaatttaaaaaaaatttaaaaaaaattaaaaaaatttaaaaaaattaaaaaaattaaaatttttttagttgttgacattttaatacgagttgttgacatttgatattctggctattgaaatgaaatgacgataataccccttagttgacataatctacttgcagttgacatttcaaaatgagtggctgaaaatgcatctcaattctcaattaagctaaaaaatctcaacctaacaagaccctatatatatatatatataaaagaacACAAAAATAGTTTACTAAGCAAATAATTATGGCAATCATACAAGCAAGAATGTCTCTATTCTCcgaaatattttatattaacaGACCGACTactttaatttgttatttaaaatttatttttcttgataattttattggaaaaataaattaataaagaaaatgTATTTTTACTTAATATGATAGCAAAAGCAGTTGTTAATAATTTTGTAGAGACAGAAGTATTAGAAATGGGAGACAGAAAACGCACATGAAAATGGCCCCAATCAACTGAGTGGGTCCATATGTACCCCATGGCACAAAACAAAGTTTCGAccaaaattttttataaaaaaattaattatttattacgaaaattacttttcatttatgAATGAAACTGAAGTATACCAACTAAATTATtggtaatatatatatttaactaAAATATAATCCAGAGTACAAACTATATAGATCGATAAGAGCGCGcaaatcatatattttattgaaatatatcCTTTTAAAAAGCAataaatatattcttttaaaaagcaataaattttaaaaaaaatatcaaaaggtaaattattttctaaaataaaaaaagtacaagatatttccaaaacataaaaatatagtacCCCTGTATCTTCTCCTTGGAGAATGATTGTTcatgaaaataagaaaaatatgatagttataagattttacctccCCGCCTCTTCATTGATGGAGAGGTGAATATATCTCtttaaaatgagaaaatgtataatatcttctcaaatACAATACATTTTtccttggagaatgattttgcATTAAAAGAAGGTAAACATGGTATAAgactttacctctccatttacctCTCCTCTTGGAAGTAGCTCTACCTAATAATAAAATCAAGATTATGGATAAACTATTATgtttttaatcataaaaaatacataatccaacatattttaaaaattagtagtaataattaaatCCTTTTACTAAATAATTCTTTGTTGGGatgttttagaatttttttaaattggaaaaattattgcatttattATAGCACTGTACTAATAAAGGGAATATAACTCTCCGTgcttaatataataaatataatccgACGCAATACAAGacattgtaatttttttaattggagAAGAAATTTGCATATTTCTTAGAATTAGTTCCGTGTTTATGGTAAATTGTACGTATAATAAAAATACATGATAATCTCGATTTTATTACAAGTAGTCAAGTAATAATGTATAATCTTGATTTTGTCCACGGTCTACGGACACCTGATAGTATATTTTAGGTacttaaaatatatttaaaatataaagaagTATTAAAATGTGTTTTATGGTTTTATAGGTATTTTAGTAGTACTAGTTATTTTACAAAAATGGGGAAGTTCTAAGTACAAAGTTAAGAGAAATTTTTTACTGTTAcgatataaatttttttaagtaCCACGAAAGTGTATTTtttatgatatatttttttaaaaagtaccaCGAAAGTGGAAATATCAAAATTGTAGGATAGCTTATGTAATTCACTCTTTAGGAAATTgatgaaaattaaaatagaaagcACTCAATgtgtaaaaacaataaaagcgCTTCAATTTTTCTAAAGGATATAAATATACCGTATTTTGCTGAATCATTTTCCCCAAAGCTCCTCCACTCACCGTCCCACCATTTCTTCTCCACTCCATTGAAAAATCTCCATTTTCAATTCTTGTATTCAATTTATTCATATACATCAACACAGATTTGCATCAACTCCCCTGCTGATTCCATCGAAAACGCAATCACAGAAATCAGCTTCTCAATTTCTCAAGGTGTCGTTCAATTCTATgaattatattttgtttgattgGAGACAATTTGCATACTTATTCATGTGATTCATTATTCTAGCTCAGGTGATGATGCATTCAATGAATTTTTTAATCTATTTGTTTAATTGGAGAAGAAATCTGCATATTTCTCAGAATCGGTTctgtttattttttgaaatattggGGGAATGTTCGTGTGATTTGTTTCTCTGTTTAGTATTCATAATGTGCTAATCTGCTTCGATTgatttctcttattttcttcATCGTAATCATATCAATTGAATTTGCAGCTCGAATTCTGGAATCAAAACTCAATTGATTAAAAAAGGATAATGTCGTCGATTTTATCATCATCGAATCCCGCAGTAAATCCATCGACGAGaaggaagagaaagaagaaaatcaGCCACAATCCCCAAATACAACCCGAAAACCCCCAAATTGAATGGAAATCGGAGACGCAGCAGCAAAACTACTCCTCGAAGCTGCTCCACGAGCTGCAGCAGGTCCGGCTCGGCTCGTCGGGGCCGCGGGCGGTGAGCGAGGCCGCGGACGGCGCCCTGGCCGCCACGGCGAGGGGGCGGACGCGGTGGAGCCGCGCGATACTAACGAGCCGGCTGAAGATCAGGTTCATGAAGAAGAACAGTGTGGAGAGGCGGCGGCGCAAGGTGATGGCGGTGATCGCCTCCGCCGGGAATtatcagcagcggaggaagtcGAAGTTTGGTGTGTTGAGGCTGAGGTCGAAGTGCTTGCCTGCGTTTCAGCGGAAGGCGCGGGTGCTGAGCCGGTTGGTCCCCGGCTGCCGGAAACAACCGTTGCCGGTGGTTTTGGAGGAGACCACAGACTACATTGCTGCGCTCCAAATGCAGGTATATACATACATGCACCTATCTTAAGAGTAGTTGATTCGTTGTGTATATGAACACTAGAGAGGTTAATGGGACATTTCAATCATTTAAACTAACTTTAAATCcattttttagtataaatagTATCAAAACTAGTTCTAACCAACTATTtacatcaaattcaaatttttcacaattttttagtttttattttacaaaatttttaCAGTAATACTATGCTGGAGAAATTTTCTacaccaaaactcatttttggtgtATGATTAAAGATGGTCTAAGTTTTGAACGTGACGCGATCTTTAAAttgaaattcataaaaaaaagttgttGGGTCGTTTATAGTAAATCATTAATGTTACTAACTTAATTGGTGTcgatttcttatttttttagcaAAGTATTTTATTCTCTTGTTTTACTCTTTAATCCTTTATTCTTTTGATTTCTTTGTTGAATACTCCCCTCCACTGTTCTTTATTAATTAgcaccaatttttctttttcgCCGTGACTAACTAATTGGCATCCttagttttgttaattaattttgcaTTCCAATAACtaatttcactcacattttattataaaattaataatatacgTGGAGTTCACATTCTACTGTTTTTTCTACTTACTTTccacaatatttttaaaaacttgTGGTAAGTCAAATGATGTTAATTAATGAGGGATAGAGGGATATATCCACACATTTTGTGAGACTCGCATGCTCAAAAGAAATACATGAGCTATTTGTGAGATTAAGTTAATGAATTATGGTTTTGGTGCATTGTAGGTGCGAGCCATGAGTGCATTAGCCGAGCTACTTACCGTTTCAGGCTCATCTTCTAGCAGCACCTATGCGGACCCCACGCAGctaatatgattttttttttcttttggtttCTCTGACTACAGATATTCTCTCAAGTCTCACCTTATGATTACTATCCTAATGTGAATTATATTTCTCTGATTTTAGTTTTGTTTTGGAAAGAAATGGAATATTTGGGTAAACATTGTGCCAAGAATAgttaatttaataaagatgatAATGATAGTAATATTgtttactactactagtattttaaatgAGATAATTAGGATGGGCTAATGTGGATTAGTTAGAAGGAATCAAGTCACCATCTTCTTTATTCACGTGGTCTCCACCTTTATGTATTGCAATGGGATCATTTGTAATAGTTAGAGcatcacatccgtgctctttggcaagagcacggatgtgagtccggacccacttttattatttttttactctttgCTCTTCCCAAGAACACaacccacattcatgctcttccacaaggacatgctcaaaggtctgaccatttcattatttaatttaagtactccaattactaaaaatacattaaaatataaaaattacataattaaatcctaaaaataaaaattacaaacttaaaatcttaaaaattaaaaattacataattaaaatcctaaaaaataaaaacacataattaaaatcttaaaaaaatacataattaaaggcaaaaaaatacccccgtggaagactattcctctggccctatccccaatgttctCCGAGAAGGGGTTTGctgcggaagcgtgcgttctaacggatcacataaaaactgatctatttaacagattatttagataaactaTATTCgtgtaattctcacatgtatcatgctcacaacttgaatttaaacatgctttagcacaaataatctctaaaacatgcttgctacggagttaaccaatttacctcgttgattcacttaagaatcaaagatggcttgcgtcttctccacgtgaagatcttgagtactagacctcggatcttctaactggtatcccggactgtaatttgatatttgtgtgggcaaatctcaccaaaaTACTAGgatttaaataaagaagacaaaatcCTGCTTACGGAAAGAGAGCAAAAATCATTCCTCTCCTTGGAATAGGGGGGGGGGGATGGTAAAATAAaacaagtgtattttctgtctcctttattctcctatttatattatgtcacgaccgcactttgccAAGGATAGCAAAAGCGGATAAATCGCAACTAATAAAGGGATTTAAAGAAATATGAAAGAAATGAAGATAGAACTTGCACATTGAAAAGTCAAACAATATATGATAGATAAGATCCAAGTATTCGATTACAAGGATTTGAATAACAATGGCATTTCATCAAAATGAATCAGAGTTTCGATGATGAGAGTTCACTATACTCTCTTAACAAACTGCAGCGGAAAAAGTCCAGAAAACGACTTCGcgtatgaagacacgaagcgTCGAGAGATCCACACTTATTTACTTAAGTAGCATCGACTCTGATCAGCACGCCTCCACCCTATTGCTTaatctgcacatttataaatacatgcagggctgagtacatgaGTACTCAGTGGGCACTtgccaaaaacaaaacatacaatataagttgtcatccatcaacagtatcacacgggggttttcttaataggcccgagcatactaaattcttttgtgatcttaaaagtccgattTCAATCTAAGTTCTTGATGTATTCCTCCATGTCTGAGAATCCAGTGGGCCGTGAAGGTGGCCGCCTTCACAAGCACCCTCGCCGGCCAgcctctctctaggatggctcacagcgctcgcgcacgtaactccgaataggatttgcggtcctattggaaaATTGCTCACAGCCCTCGCGCACGTaactccgaataggatttgcggtcctattggaaaATGGCTCACAGCCCTCGCGCATGTaactccgaataggatttgcggtcctattggaaaCCAAGTTTGTTACCAAGtttttggcatcgccaaactctCGGCATATATTCCTTACAGACAGGTCTTGAAAACAAATATttcatggcatgacaacaactttaaaagaaatgatcacatctccatttttgagaaaaatgtatttcataacttcaaaacatttgctttatatccacactatattgctggatattaaaagaaagcccacaatcatatcttaaatagaaagctcgtaaaatacttagttacgaaagcccacctcgtatGCTTATCTTCAATTAAATTCTTCGTCaggcctcacttgcccttgaatattttctcccttgaaaataaatagcgtaacacgctaattagcacttgaactatttctctgaaaaagaatgcatgcatcctacaggatagcatctatctcttagtctcggcttataggtTTTCTCTTTAAATCCTAACTTGGCTTCACTGTTCTGCAgcacttaattatttt contains:
- the LOC121797761 gene encoding transcription factor bHLH147-like; amino-acid sequence: MSSILSSSNPAVNPSTRRKRKKKISHNPQIQPENPQIEWKSETQQQNYSSKLLHELQQVRLGSSGPRAVSEAADGALAATARGRTRWSRAILTSRLKIRFMKKNSVERRRRKVMAVIASAGNYQQRRKSKFGVLRLRSKCLPAFQRKARVLSRLVPGCRKQPLPVVLEETTDYIAALQMQVRAMSALAELLTVSGSSSSSTYADPTQLI